From the genome of Sporosarcina sp. 6E9, one region includes:
- a CDS encoding cold-shock protein: protein MEQGKVKWFNAEKGFGFIEREDGDDVFVHFSAIQGEGFKSLEEGQDVTFEIEQGERGLQASNVEKN from the coding sequence ATGGAACAAGGTAAAGTAAAATGGTTTAACGCAGAAAAAGGTTTTGGATTTATTGAACGTGAAGATGGCGACGACGTATTCGTACATTTCTCAGCTATCCAAGGCGAAGGATTCAAGTCTCTTGAAGAAGGCCAAGACGTGACTTTCGAAATCGAGCAAGGCGAACGTGGACTTCAAGCTTCAAACGTTGAAAAAAACTAA
- a CDS encoding MMPL family transporter, with product MRTLARFVTNSYKYIIISWIAIFVIMAIFAIRLPSMLQGDGFEMNGEHAAVMDTISDTFDMPTETMLLVFDQVNDEKVSSTIENIESLKLTSAIDSPLEDESLYKEDVSYALLHFGDENDNMSDVVTDIRDVIGDQSGITLTGASAISKDINTASQKDLITAEAIGLPIAIIVLLFAFGTVVASMVPLMIGIVTVVSSFGVLTILGAQIDLSIFVLNIIPMLGLALSIDFALLFISRYREERVKSDILEATTTTIITAGRSVIFSAFCVFIGLGAMLLIRVDIFQNIAVGGMIVVAMAVLSSVTLLPAVLIALGDRIEKLRILKVSSNGSNAWRKFANAVIKRPILITIVAVILLGIAVIPVKNMELSIPEIDSLPESYDSRSAFELIENEFDLAGESSLYVIAERSGGWEDEDGLKSMKELEDQLLSDKLVHDTTTIFSASDINSVDEWTGAMQVPEMAAGLTPLLETFVKDEKLMIPVTLSADGSSEEAQDWVRDWSDKETDWSLQIGGAAKFNQEIFDEIWDKIGYVLGLIVVTTFFILMIAFKSLLIPIKAILMNIIGLSATFGILVYIFQYGHFGLTAGSIALIIPVIVFSLVFGLSMDYEVFLISRMQEEYAKSFDNDKATVEGLATTSKVITSAALIMIVLTGAFAFTDVMPVKQIGVGIAIAVAIDATIIRLLLVPSLMKLFGKWNWWLPFGKGLYKGK from the coding sequence TTGCGCACACTTGCTCGCTTTGTTACAAATAGCTATAAATATATAATTATTTCTTGGATTGCTATTTTTGTGATCATGGCAATTTTCGCGATTCGCCTACCCAGCATGTTACAAGGTGACGGCTTTGAAATGAACGGTGAACACGCTGCTGTCATGGATACGATTTCAGATACATTTGATATGCCTACTGAAACCATGCTGCTCGTATTCGATCAAGTAAATGATGAGAAAGTTTCATCGACGATTGAAAACATCGAAAGTCTTAAGTTGACCTCGGCTATTGATTCGCCATTAGAGGATGAATCGCTTTATAAAGAAGATGTGTCATATGCACTTCTCCACTTCGGGGATGAAAACGATAATATGTCCGATGTCGTGACCGATATTCGGGATGTCATCGGGGATCAGTCGGGAATCACTTTGACCGGTGCTTCCGCGATTTCAAAAGATATTAACACAGCCAGTCAGAAAGACCTGATTACGGCTGAAGCGATCGGGCTACCGATTGCGATTATTGTGTTGCTGTTCGCTTTTGGGACAGTTGTTGCATCAATGGTTCCACTTATGATTGGAATCGTCACCGTCGTATCGTCATTCGGTGTTTTGACGATTCTAGGTGCACAGATCGATTTGTCCATATTCGTGTTAAATATTATTCCGATGCTTGGACTTGCGCTTAGTATCGACTTCGCATTATTGTTCATTAGCCGATATCGTGAAGAACGGGTTAAGAGCGATATACTTGAGGCGACAACTACCACGATTATTACTGCTGGACGCTCGGTTATTTTTTCAGCGTTTTGCGTGTTTATCGGGCTAGGTGCTATGTTATTGATTCGCGTGGACATCTTTCAAAACATTGCGGTTGGTGGAATGATTGTCGTCGCAATGGCGGTTCTTAGTTCGGTGACGTTGTTACCTGCCGTCCTAATTGCACTTGGCGATCGAATTGAAAAACTGCGCATTTTAAAAGTAAGTTCGAACGGCTCGAATGCTTGGCGTAAGTTTGCAAATGCAGTGATTAAACGTCCTATTCTTATTACGATTGTTGCTGTTATTTTACTTGGCATTGCGGTAATTCCTGTAAAAAACATGGAACTGTCGATACCTGAAATTGATTCACTTCCGGAGTCGTATGATTCCCGTTCTGCTTTTGAATTGATTGAAAATGAATTTGATCTTGCGGGTGAATCTTCATTATATGTGATTGCTGAGCGGTCTGGCGGATGGGAAGATGAAGACGGATTAAAGTCAATGAAAGAACTTGAAGATCAATTGCTAAGCGATAAACTCGTTCACGATACCACGACGATATTTAGTGCGAGCGATATCAACTCGGTCGACGAGTGGACTGGAGCTATGCAAGTACCAGAAATGGCAGCTGGGCTTACGCCGCTACTTGAAACATTCGTGAAAGATGAAAAATTAATGATTCCTGTCACGTTGTCAGCGGATGGTTCATCAGAAGAAGCGCAGGATTGGGTGCGTGATTGGTCGGATAAGGAAACGGATTGGAGTTTACAGATTGGCGGTGCGGCAAAATTCAACCAAGAAATTTTCGATGAAATTTGGGATAAAATCGGCTATGTTCTGGGGTTAATTGTTGTCACGACGTTCTTTATTCTCATGATTGCATTTAAATCGCTGTTAATCCCCATTAAAGCGATTTTGATGAATATCATTGGATTGTCTGCTACATTCGGAATTCTGGTTTATATCTTCCAATACGGGCATTTCGGGCTCACCGCGGGATCCATCGCGCTCATTATCCCGGTCATCGTCTTTAGTCTTGTCTTTGGATTAAGCATGGACTATGAAGTGTTTTTAATTTCACGGATGCAGGAAGAGTATGCGAAGTCGTTCGATAATGACAAAGCTACGGTCGAGGGTCTTGCCACGACGAGTAAAGTGATTACGTCTGCGGCACTCATTATGATTGTGCTCACAGGAGCTTTCGCTTTCACTGATGTCATGCCTGTGAAGCAAATCGGTGTCGGCATTGCTATTGCAGTGGCCATCGACGCTACCATCATTCGACTGCTTCTTGTTCCAAGCTTGATGAAGTTGTTCGGCAAATGGAATTGGTGGTTGCCGTTTGGGAAAGGGCTCTATAAAGGTAAATAA
- a CDS encoding pentapeptide repeat-containing protein translates to MTKKKVGKRQRPKVSQVHEELSVTDVWRFDGYIEKVCFTGGTLEGSEDERLSFDDVHFKEVSFSSSELRAVEFVDVVFQNCDFSNVHFQNAFFHRCEFVNSKLTGADFGNSKVSHTLFDDCEGRYSNFSFSSMKEVDFVNSNLSDSDFYECTFKEVRFSKCKMDNINFSETNLKGVDLSDSTYERIEVTLPNIEGCIVSKEQAIGFARVLGLTVKES, encoded by the coding sequence TTGACTAAAAAGAAAGTAGGCAAACGGCAACGCCCGAAAGTTTCACAGGTACATGAAGAGTTATCAGTAACTGATGTCTGGCGTTTTGATGGGTACATAGAAAAAGTTTGTTTCACCGGTGGGACATTGGAAGGTTCTGAAGATGAACGGCTTTCATTCGATGATGTTCACTTTAAAGAGGTATCCTTTTCAAGTAGCGAATTAAGAGCAGTTGAATTCGTAGATGTCGTGTTTCAAAACTGTGATTTTTCGAATGTACATTTTCAAAACGCATTTTTCCATCGTTGTGAATTTGTGAATTCAAAACTCACTGGCGCTGACTTTGGAAATTCGAAAGTGAGCCATACACTATTTGACGATTGCGAGGGACGCTATAGCAACTTCAGTTTTTCAAGCATGAAAGAAGTCGACTTTGTGAATAGTAATTTATCGGACAGTGATTTTTATGAATGCACATTTAAAGAAGTCCGTTTTTCTAAATGCAAAATGGACAATATAAACTTCTCGGAAACAAATTTAAAAGGCGTTGATTTATCGGACAGCACCTATGAGCGGATAGAAGTCACGCTACCCAACATCGAAGGGTGTATCGTCTCTAAAGAACAAGCGATTGGCTTTGCCCGTGTGCTAGGATTAACAGTAAAAGAATCATAA
- a CDS encoding methyltransferase domain-containing protein: protein MISKKMMNAEEIEKNAHLFSCPVCGGELKLIDKSRLVCTDNHSFDLSRQGYVNLTTGAHLTKYDKALFEARKQIIDSGFFTPVLKRLTNLLSKQLEDKTEAAIIDAGCGEGSHLSTILLELGENVTGVGIDLSKEGILAAAKDHPGHIWAVADLANCPFADEQFDAILNILSPANYAEFSRLLKPNGLFVKVVPENDYLKELRAIFYDEAEREQDSDPTARVAEHFGAVKTERITYEFPLDQELLAKLIRMTPLTWGASEDKVHDAQRIGITSITIDFTIIIATRRNEGFEC from the coding sequence ATGATATCTAAAAAAATGATGAATGCCGAAGAAATTGAAAAGAACGCCCACTTATTTAGTTGTCCAGTTTGCGGCGGGGAACTAAAACTTATCGATAAGTCCCGGCTTGTCTGTACGGATAATCATTCGTTCGACTTATCCAGGCAAGGCTATGTGAATTTAACAACGGGCGCACATCTAACGAAATATGATAAAGCCCTTTTTGAAGCGAGAAAACAAATCATTGATAGCGGATTTTTTACTCCGGTTCTAAAGCGCTTGACGAATTTATTGTCAAAACAACTAGAGGATAAAACAGAAGCGGCAATCATCGATGCTGGGTGCGGTGAAGGGTCCCATTTATCGACCATACTCCTGGAACTCGGGGAAAATGTCACAGGTGTTGGAATTGACCTTTCAAAAGAAGGAATTCTAGCCGCTGCAAAGGATCATCCTGGCCATATATGGGCTGTAGCGGACTTGGCCAATTGTCCATTTGCTGATGAACAATTTGATGCCATTCTGAATATTTTATCGCCCGCTAATTACGCTGAATTTTCTCGATTACTTAAACCGAATGGCTTGTTTGTGAAAGTTGTACCGGAAAATGATTATTTGAAAGAGTTGCGCGCTATATTTTACGACGAAGCTGAGCGTGAACAAGACTCGGATCCGACAGCTCGTGTTGCTGAACATTTTGGTGCTGTTAAGACGGAACGAATCACGTATGAGTTCCCGCTGGATCAGGAACTGCTTGCGAAGTTAATTCGCATGACGCCGTTGACTTGGGGAGCGAGCGAAGATAAGGTGCACGATGCGCAACGTATCGGAATCACATCGATTACCATCGACTTTACAATCATTATAGCTACGCGGAGAAATGAGGGTTTTGAATGTTGA
- a CDS encoding CAP-associated domain-containing protein, with amino-acid sequence MRKLFLLLLLIATIYFIKPLWEEPVSKYVDISFLDPFDDKVETFLTSESVTSAIDSINDTVDKAYYFLSSKTADKRETIDHVDKPKLVKPMNSKLAIYNIELGTPEADVTEKLGEPNRVSLNEYGATWNAYHDGYHNFIMLSYDKNDKVNAIYTNDDLISSDLGIEYGSKKSVVRETFGKPLKEIRKGLNIYILQDSEEFDLFEVDGMYVYVFYDLHKDDTVTAMQLVSTSLERKKTGMYAGADQTLRNGFEAQLFDLTNAARVRNGLAALEWDDPSADTARMHSVDMADNNYFSHDNLEGKSPFDRMKDNGIKFRSAGENLAYGQTSSIFAHEGLMNSKGHRDNILQDIYSHLGTGVAFNDKSTPFYTETFLLK; translated from the coding sequence ATGAGAAAACTATTTCTTTTACTCTTATTAATTGCCACAATATACTTTATAAAACCACTCTGGGAAGAACCTGTCTCAAAGTATGTTGATATTTCATTTCTAGATCCTTTCGATGATAAAGTCGAAACTTTTTTGACAAGCGAATCAGTAACTTCCGCAATTGATTCGATAAATGATACGGTGGATAAAGCTTATTATTTCTTATCTTCAAAAACAGCGGATAAGCGTGAAACTATCGATCACGTCGATAAACCAAAGTTAGTCAAACCTATGAATAGCAAGCTTGCAATTTATAATATAGAACTTGGAACACCGGAAGCCGATGTCACCGAGAAACTTGGCGAGCCCAATCGCGTTTCGCTAAATGAATATGGTGCTACCTGGAATGCGTACCACGACGGGTACCATAACTTCATAATGCTTTCTTATGATAAGAACGACAAGGTCAACGCCATCTATACGAATGATGATTTAATCTCCTCGGATCTTGGTATTGAGTACGGTTCGAAAAAATCAGTCGTACGGGAAACATTCGGCAAGCCTTTGAAGGAAATACGAAAAGGGTTAAATATATATATTTTACAAGATAGTGAGGAATTCGATTTATTCGAGGTGGACGGCATGTACGTCTATGTGTTTTACGACTTGCATAAAGACGATACCGTTACCGCAATGCAACTTGTTTCGACATCATTGGAACGTAAAAAAACCGGCATGTACGCCGGCGCGGATCAAACGCTTCGAAACGGGTTCGAAGCGCAGCTATTCGACTTAACGAATGCTGCACGTGTCAGAAATGGGCTTGCTGCGCTCGAATGGGACGATCCATCTGCCGACACTGCAAGAATGCATAGTGTCGATATGGCTGATAATAATTATTTCAGTCATGACAACTTAGAAGGAAAATCGCCATTTGACCGCATGAAAGACAATGGCATCAAGTTTCGCAGTGCAGGTGAAAACCTGGCGTACGGCCAAACGAGTAGCATCTTTGCACATGAAGGCTTGATGAATTCGAAAGGCCACCGAGATAATATCTTACAAGATATTTATAGTCATCTAGGTACGGGTGTTGCCTTTAACGATAAATCGACGCCATTTTATACCGAAACCTTTTTATTGAAATAA
- a CDS encoding superoxide dismutase family protein, protein MKRILLLFISCCLLFVLSGCLQKKTKLPVSGEKTENLSAPIINVDGDQVGEVTLTENSKGLTINIKAEGLKPGLHGTHIHEKGECTPPTFESAGGHFNPTTKEHGFDNPKGFHLGDLPNIEVDDEGKVNVSLHLTDITLKSGKDNSILDKDGSALVIHEGPDDYETDPAGNSGARIACAAITAE, encoded by the coding sequence TTGAAACGTATTCTATTACTGTTTATCAGTTGTTGTTTACTTTTTGTCCTGTCCGGTTGTTTACAGAAGAAAACAAAACTTCCGGTTAGTGGAGAAAAAACAGAAAATCTAAGTGCCCCTATTATTAATGTCGATGGGGATCAGGTTGGGGAAGTCACGCTTACTGAAAACAGTAAAGGCTTAACCATCAATATTAAGGCAGAAGGGCTTAAGCCCGGTTTACACGGCACCCATATTCATGAAAAAGGCGAATGCACACCGCCAACATTCGAGTCAGCGGGAGGTCATTTTAATCCCACAACCAAAGAACATGGATTTGATAATCCGAAAGGTTTCCATTTAGGTGATTTGCCAAATATCGAAGTTGACGATGAAGGAAAGGTGAATGTCAGCTTGCACTTAACAGATATCACGCTGAAATCAGGCAAGGACAATTCCATCCTTGATAAAGACGGTAGCGCACTTGTCATTCACGAAGGGCCAGACGATTACGAAACAGATCCTGCTGGAAACTCCGGCGCGCGAATTGCATGTGCAGCAATTACAGCAGAATAA
- a CDS encoding phosphoribosylaminoimidazolesuccinocarboxamide synthase, giving the protein MELLYKGKTKDVYQLDGGNVLLKFKDDVTGENGVFDPGANQVGLTIEGMGKSGLRMTKYFFEKLMEKGIPTHYVDTDLDNISMTVKSATAFGRGLEVICRYRAVGSFLKRFGAYCEEGQPLDAFVEVTLKDDERNDPPISQDALNQLGLLTTEEYEILETLTKEVSAIVKVELAVKGLELYDIKLEFGRNSATGEIMLIDEISGGNMRVYKDGKSIVPLELEKLFLD; this is encoded by the coding sequence ATGGAACTTCTCTATAAAGGCAAAACAAAAGACGTCTATCAATTAGACGGCGGTAATGTACTCTTGAAATTTAAAGACGATGTAACAGGCGAAAACGGTGTATTTGATCCAGGTGCAAACCAGGTAGGGCTGACAATAGAAGGAATGGGGAAATCCGGACTGCGCATGACGAAATACTTTTTCGAGAAGTTAATGGAAAAAGGCATTCCGACACATTATGTAGATACGGATCTTGATAATATTTCAATGACAGTAAAATCTGCAACCGCATTCGGAAGAGGACTTGAAGTCATTTGCAGATACCGCGCCGTGGGAAGTTTTCTAAAAAGATTCGGTGCTTATTGCGAAGAAGGTCAACCGCTAGATGCCTTTGTTGAAGTGACACTCAAAGACGATGAGCGCAATGATCCACCCATCAGTCAAGACGCACTCAATCAACTAGGTCTACTTACAACTGAAGAATATGAAATACTTGAAACGTTGACGAAAGAAGTTTCAGCAATCGTCAAAGTTGAATTAGCAGTGAAAGGCTTGGAACTTTATGATATTAAACTAGAATTCGGACGTAATAGCGCTACAGGTGAAATCATGCTGATTGACGAAATTTCCGGTGGGAATATGCGGGTTTATAAAGATGGAAAATCCATCGTTCCACTTGAATTAGAAAAATTATTTCTTGATTGA
- a CDS encoding heavy-metal-associated domain-containing protein, with protein MKKAVFGLEPLSCPTCIKKIENTVGKMDGVEAVKVLFNSNKVRAQFNEDFVQAEQIHEVITKLGYPVVSQKVS; from the coding sequence ATGAAAAAAGCAGTATTTGGTTTAGAACCGTTGAGCTGTCCGACTTGTATTAAGAAAATCGAGAACACGGTTGGGAAAATGGATGGTGTCGAGGCAGTGAAGGTGTTATTTAATTCCAACAAGGTCCGTGCACAATTCAACGAAGACTTTGTGCAGGCGGAACAAATCCACGAAGTCATCACGAAACTCGGTTATCCAGTTGTATCGCAAAAGGTTTCATAA
- a CDS encoding heavy-metal-associated domain-containing protein, whose translation MKKAVFGLEPLSCPTCIKKIENTVGKMDGVEAVKVLFNSNKVRAQFNEDVVQAEQIHEVITKLGYPVVSQKVS comes from the coding sequence ATGAAAAAAGCAGTATTTGGTTTAGAACCGTTGAGCTGTCCGACTTGTATTAAGAAAATCGAGAACACGGTTGGGAAAATGGATGGTGTTGAGGCAGTGAAGGTGTTATTTAATTCCAACAAGGTCCGTGCACAATTCAACGAAGACGTTGTGCAGGCGGAACAAATCCACGAAGTCATCACGAAACTCGGTTATCCAGTTGTATCTCAAAAAGTTTCATAA
- a CDS encoding cation-translocating P-type ATPase, translated as MNAKRTSQITALTGILLAIAVGLHFGGLHEWRQGTLIAATIIAGTPIAIKAFQALRMKAFSIELLVTIAVIGALFIGEYVESAAVTFLFLFGAFLEARTLEKTRSSLRSLIDMAPLEATVMRNGEAVIVSVDDVEKGDRVIIRSGEKVAIDGSIVSGKASLNEAAITGESVPASKSIDDRVFSGTIVDNGFIEVIADKVGDDTTFARIIELVEDAQEAKSKTQKFLDRFANVYTPAIVILSVLVYIFTRNIEMTLTFLVVACPGALVISAPVSIVAGIGNGARNGVLVKGGDIMETLAKIDTVVFDKTGTLTRGRPEVTDIHTFFGDKNDLLRIVAEAEMISEHHLGQTIVKEARKRGIPLLNEPEEAEVIEGNGIRAQIEGKLLTIGNRKLMAANGIIVEDATESYAVKREKLGNTAIFAAIDGVVAGIFSIADQIRPEAKSALNELRASGVKQIIMLTGDNRHTAELVGKQLGLDAIYAELLPEDKVAMIQKLKEAGHKVAMAGDGINDAPAIATADIGLAMGEGGTDISMETADVVLMADRLDQFSHAYSLAKATIRNMKQNTFFAVGTVVLLLAGVLLGKVFLASGMLIHELSVLLVILNAVRLIRYTKKQVDIKQPVPILLPE; from the coding sequence ATGAACGCTAAACGTACTTCACAAATTACCGCGTTAACCGGAATTCTTCTTGCCATTGCAGTCGGCCTCCACTTCGGGGGCCTTCACGAATGGCGCCAAGGAACACTAATCGCGGCCACTATTATCGCAGGTACACCAATTGCTATAAAAGCATTCCAAGCATTACGAATGAAAGCTTTCAGTATTGAACTTCTCGTCACGATCGCAGTTATCGGTGCCCTCTTCATCGGCGAATACGTCGAATCCGCAGCTGTTACATTCCTCTTTTTATTTGGCGCATTCCTCGAAGCACGCACGCTTGAAAAAACACGTTCTTCACTTCGTTCCCTCATCGATATGGCACCGTTGGAAGCGACAGTCATGCGGAATGGAGAAGCAGTTATCGTCTCGGTGGATGATGTAGAAAAAGGCGACCGCGTCATCATTCGTTCTGGTGAAAAAGTTGCGATTGACGGATCAATCGTTTCGGGTAAAGCTTCATTGAATGAGGCCGCTATTACAGGTGAATCCGTACCAGCATCCAAATCCATCGATGACCGCGTCTTCAGCGGAACGATTGTCGATAACGGGTTTATAGAGGTAATTGCAGATAAAGTCGGCGATGACACGACATTTGCGCGCATTATTGAACTTGTCGAAGATGCGCAAGAAGCAAAATCGAAGACGCAAAAGTTCTTGGACCGATTCGCGAATGTTTATACACCGGCTATCGTAATCTTATCTGTACTCGTTTATATTTTCACACGCAATATTGAAATGACATTGACATTCCTTGTTGTCGCTTGTCCTGGCGCGCTCGTTATTTCCGCACCTGTATCTATCGTTGCCGGGATTGGAAACGGCGCACGAAACGGTGTGCTCGTTAAAGGCGGAGATATTATGGAAACGCTCGCTAAAATCGATACCGTTGTTTTTGATAAAACAGGCACACTCACAAGAGGACGTCCTGAAGTGACGGACATTCATACATTTTTCGGTGATAAAAACGACTTGCTTCGCATCGTCGCAGAAGCTGAAATGATTTCTGAACACCATCTTGGGCAAACAATCGTGAAAGAAGCGCGTAAACGCGGCATTCCCCTTTTGAATGAACCCGAAGAGGCTGAAGTCATTGAAGGAAATGGTATCCGCGCACAGATCGAAGGTAAGCTTCTCACCATCGGAAATCGCAAATTAATGGCAGCGAATGGAATCATCGTGGAAGATGCAACCGAAAGTTATGCTGTGAAACGCGAAAAACTTGGCAACACTGCAATATTCGCAGCAATAGACGGAGTCGTAGCAGGTATATTCTCCATTGCCGATCAAATTCGACCCGAAGCCAAAAGCGCTTTGAATGAACTTCGCGCAAGCGGCGTGAAACAAATTATCATGTTGACTGGTGATAACCGCCACACAGCGGAACTTGTCGGTAAACAACTCGGATTAGATGCAATTTACGCAGAACTACTTCCAGAAGACAAAGTCGCCATGATTCAAAAATTGAAAGAAGCTGGCCACAAAGTCGCAATGGCTGGGGACGGCATTAACGATGCACCGGCAATCGCGACAGCGGACATCGGGCTCGCGATGGGTGAAGGCGGAACGGATATTTCAATGGAAACAGCAGACGTCGTCCTGATGGCCGACAGACTCGATCAATTTTCACATGCATACTCCCTAGCAAAAGCAACGATACGAAATATGAAGCAAAACACGTTCTTTGCAGTTGGCACAGTTGTCCTTCTTCTAGCTGGCGTTCTCTTAGGCAAAGTGTTTCTTGCATCGGGTATGCTCATCCATGAATTGAGTGTACTTCTGGTTATTCTAAACGCGGTGCGATTAATACGGTATACTAAAAAGCAAGTAGACATTAAACAGCCAGTGCCGATTTTATTACCAGAATGA
- a CDS encoding Crp/Fnr family transcriptional regulator — MGNNQCEHHAEGAVEMQKMCISIVPIFNHLDANEMSEIVKETNSVKHPRGHTIYHAGDTSDGLYIVHKGRVKIYRLSETGKEQLVRILGPGDFTGDLSLFTESVHDSYAEAMEPVELCVMSRDNFQAFILKYPAISLKVLGEFSRRLAKTEKQAANIAMETVETRIAMYLADIADETMRKTVTLPMSRKDLASHLGTTPETVSRKLADFEDSGWIIQLSNRDIEIVDLDALLLV, encoded by the coding sequence ATGGGCAACAATCAATGCGAACATCATGCTGAAGGGGCAGTTGAGATGCAGAAAATGTGCATCTCAATTGTACCGATATTCAACCATTTAGATGCAAATGAAATGAGCGAGATTGTTAAGGAGACCAATTCTGTAAAACATCCTCGCGGTCATACAATCTATCATGCAGGGGATACTTCTGATGGACTCTATATTGTTCACAAAGGTCGGGTGAAGATTTATCGTTTATCCGAGACAGGTAAAGAACAACTCGTTCGGATTTTAGGACCCGGAGATTTTACGGGAGATCTTTCATTATTCACAGAATCGGTTCATGATTCTTATGCCGAAGCGATGGAACCCGTTGAACTATGCGTCATGAGTCGGGATAATTTTCAAGCGTTTATATTAAAGTATCCGGCGATTTCGTTGAAAGTTCTTGGTGAGTTTTCTAGACGTTTAGCAAAAACAGAAAAACAAGCGGCAAATATTGCGATGGAAACAGTTGAAACACGTATTGCGATGTATTTAGCAGATATAGCCGATGAAACGATGCGTAAGACTGTAACACTTCCTATGAGTCGAAAAGATCTCGCCTCACACCTTGGGACAACACCCGAAACAGTCAGTCGGAAATTAGCGGACTTTGAAGATAGTGGCTGGATTATACAATTAAGTAATCGTGATATTGAGATTGTTGATTTAGATGCTTTGCTTCTTGTTTAG